Part of the Budorcas taxicolor isolate Tak-1 chromosome 9, Takin1.1, whole genome shotgun sequence genome is shown below.
TGCTGCTGAACGACTGATGCGTAGAAGCTGCTGTGTTGCGGGTTGGGCGCAGGCCGAGAGTGTGGCTTCAGGTCCTTTGGCTAAAAGGACAGTCCAGCCTGCCCACTTCCCCCAGCCCCCGGGTGGCCAATCAGCACGTCACTGTACGGAGAGAACCGAAGCACAGCTGCAGCCTTTCCTGCCCTCTTTACAGTTCGACCCTAAAGCCAGTGGCTAAATATGGAGAGTTCACCTGCGATACTATTGAGACAATGAAGAGCACACACTTTAAACTGGAATAATTTATTATTCTAACAAAAAGTACAAAGTATGGAAAATTAGTGTATTTGAATCGTTTCAGAGAGTAGAGAAAGTTTCACACTAGCAGACTTCGGCTTTTAGCACCTTTGAGAAGAAACATTCAGAGTTAAGACAAGTGGCAGGACAGGCTCCAGACTACCTGTGATGACGACGCCTCTGACTTGGTGTGCAGGTCACAGAGAGCAGTGTGGTTGTTTCTTTTCTCTACATGTTGAGAGTGCCACAAAAACACACTTAGGATGAGAAAGGTGATCGCTGAATAGCTGGCTGGTGGTTAGAAGATGGGAGGGAAGGGGTGcggtggagggggcggggcggggctgtcAGATGGACAGTCCGAAGGCGCTGACGATGCAGTACATGGTCTTGTTCTCCCAGCGCACGGTGCAGCTCCCTGCAGGGGGAAGGAGGCAGGCCCTGAAAGGCCCTGAAAACCCGAAGAGCCGGGCCTTCCGAGTTCTCAGGATCAGGCCAAACACTCAGGACTCAACTCTCTGTAAGCCAACAAAGAAGGTCGGCCCGTCTCTCTGCTATAAAACGTTTTGAAAGATGACTCTAATAAATAATGCATTCAAAGACATGCAACAACCAACACATACTTCCTAAAACACGGCTTTGAATAGTCTAGGTGGCAGCAGGGTCCCTCAGGGACGTGCCGGGGACAAGCCTTCCAGGGAAGGAAAACCTACCGTCAGTGGAGCTGTCCCAGAAGCATGAGCTTGCCGTGTGCAGGCCCGCTCCATTCTTCTGCATGATCACACAGGTCACtacagaaaaacaaacttttattaGAGGAATCTACTTGGCAACAAACATTCTTCTCTGTCCTCATATGTGTAGTAGATCACGTGGCTGACgttcaaaatgaaaatgattgtAGGGGTAGAGCGCCTGGTCCTAGGAAGCTGACACCTCACCACGCGCTTACTCTAAAAGCAGCGGATTTGAAGTGCTGTGATATCCAGGGACGTGGTCCGCAGTCGTTCCCACAGCCACGCGGCCCAGGTGGGTGTGCACAGGCCGGTGACATGCTCCTCCAGAAACCGCCTCTGCTGTCTCCTCTCCCACACTCCCTCTCCGCGGTACTTaaagaaccaccaccaccatcaaccaGAAGCAAAGGTGCGTTACCGATGTACTTAAATGGCTTCCCCAGCTTGGTGAGCTGGCTTAAGGTCTGTTCCACTACGTTTGTGGTCCACTGATTGACTTTGCTGTGCTGATAGGCGTTGCCACCGATGGCACTTTCTATGGCCTGGAAGACAGAGCACAGCCGGTCACTGTCAGCACAGCACCCCTTCCGGCCGCTCCTAAGGGCAGCGCAGTGAGCACTGCGCCCTACGACCTGCAAAGTTACACTCTGCATGAGGTGAAAGTAAGCTTGTTGGGAACCATGAGGACTCCTTTGTAGACATACCTTTTAACCGTATCATATCCCATTTGAATGCtttatctttcacttttattatcatctttaaatttttggctgcactggatcttagtcgcagcacttgggatctttgttgcagcatgtgggtctAGTTactccatggcacatgggatcttagttccccaaccagggatcgaacccgtgtccccggcaatggcaggcagattcttaatcactgggctaTCAAGAAGCccctttattcattttaaatgtttatttatctatctttggctgtgctggggcttcgcTGCTGCACGGGCTTCTCCTCTAGTTGGGacgagagggggctactctctagtttcggTGCTTGGACTTTTCATTGCTTCTCTCCTTGTGGCACGCGGGCTCAGCTGCTCTGGCTCCCGGGCGCTAGAGCAAAAGCTCAACAGCTGTGGCACCCGGGCATGGCTGCTCCTTGGCATATGGGATCGTCCCAGataagggatcgaacctgtctcctGAACTTGCAGGCcgactctttatcactgagccatcaggaaagccctcgttattcatttttttaaaatatgtaattgtaTAGCATCTgtcaaattttttaaacattttgactGAATTTGATGTTTGCTGTTGTGATTAATTATCTGGAGATAAGCAATGCATTTTCTTCCCACTGAAGTTAGAAAATACTTCCCTTTGCCTATTGCCTTCTTAAAAGTACAGTAGATAGAGGAATCTTTGTGGGTTGTATAATCCACAATGTACAAACCTATCCAGATAATCATGTATTTACAAATACTTCCTTTATTCAGCATTTTCTGGTAATGTTATCACAGAAGTATgtttttcagaaaactaaagaaCTGCTCTATCCCAAAACCTTATTTAAGCTCGTGatacattttttattatgaaattccTTGTTTTCTCTTCTGCGCTGTATTCTGGGACGGTTCATGCTGTGTGCTTCAGGGGTTATTCAGGAATACACATGATCCCTGGCCTCACCTCTTGGTGCAGTTGGTAGTGAGAATATTCCTATTCTATGATTTTCTGGGCCTTTTATCCTGATGCCTGTCCTGGTTTCAGGGGACAAAGGTATTAACAGGTCTGGGCTCAGCTTTgtcaaatggggcttcccagatggctcggtggtgaagaatccacttgccaatgcaggaagtacAGGAGGcttaggttcaatctctgggtcggaaagatcctctggaggaggaaacagcgacccattctagtattcttgctgggataatcccatggacagaggagcctggcaggcaagtccgtggggtcacaatgagttggacacagctgagcgagcAGCTCTGTCAAAGTGGGGGCTGTGCTCAAGCTAAACCACTAACTCTAGCCATTCTCTCCACATTCACTTTGGAATTCACTGTTTTTCAGGGAGGGAGGAAAACCTTCCTAGAATTTTGGACCCATCCAAGTTTACTATGCAGTTAACAATAGCTTGAGCACGGAATTAACCTACTGCCCAGGGGCAGAAAAAGCTGCTGAAGTGAGTGATCGGGTGATCAACGAGAAAGGAACACTGACTGCAATGTTACTTGTGCTTCCAGGGAGACTGGGAAGCTCTGGCTGCAGTTGTATCAAACTTGCTGCCTGGCAAccaagtcaattcagttcagttcagtggctcagtcgtgtctgactctttgcgaccccatgaatcgcagcacgccaggcctccctgtccatcaccaactcccggagttcactcagattcacgtccatcgagtcagtgatgccatccagccatctcatcctctgtcatccccttctcctcctgcccccaatccctcccagcatcagagtcttttccaatgagtcaactcttcgcatgaggtggccaaagtactggagtttcagctttagcatcattccttccaaagaaatcccagggctgatctccttcagaatggactggttggatctccttgcagtccaagggactctcaagagttttctccaacaccacagttcaaaaacatcaactcttcggtgctcaaccttcttcacagtccaactctcacatccatacatgaccacgggaaaaaccatagcaacCAAGTCAAAGACTGCAGAAAACAGGTGAGACCCAAGGAGACTTCCTAACAAAGCAACTCCACTTCTCACAGTTCTAGTGAAACTCACCCACCTTCCTGCTCCCCACTGTGTTCCTAAGAAACACTGTAgtttgaaaaacaatgaaaagcagAGTGTTTTAGATCCTGCAAAGCAACTAGAAAATGATGCCTCGTGTGGAATATTGTATATGGCAGAACAAGATCACTTCGCCTTTTAATCACTTTGCTTTTTGATGATGTTCACAAAAATAGGTTGGAGTTCTTTAATCACTCTGGCATTTGTCAATAACTTGCATTAACAACAGTCTGCATTAAAGTCAACTCCAAATCATATAGAAAACTTCAAATGGTATTGTTCAACTGAGATCATCTAATGACCGTCTTTGAGCCACCGGCTTCACTATGTGCTCAAGGTACAACGGTCTGGGGAAACAACCGACCAGGAAAACTGTTTCTGGCCTCGGTCCTGCCCCGGCGCTCTCCCCAGTGCCCCGCACTAGTCCAGACACCCCCACCTCCCTACAAATCCCTCAGACATACCAGGACATTCCTTACCACAGGGCCCTTGCACTTTTTCAGTCTGAATATCTGTTCCCCTCTTTTCACTAAGTTAacccaaaaagcctcttgaaagtgaaagaggagagcgaaaaagttggcttaaagctcaacattcagaaaacgaagatcatggcatccggtcccatcactccatgggaaatagatggggaaacagtggaaacagtgtcagactttatttttttgggctccaaaatcactgcagatggtgactgcagtcatgaaattaaaagactcttactccttggaagaaaagttacgaccaacctagagagcatattcaaaagcagagacattactttgccgactaaggtccgtctagtcaaggctatggtttttccagcggttatgtatggatgtgagagttggactgtgaagaaggctgagtgctgaagaattgatgcttttgaactgtggtgttggagaagacttctgagagtcccttggactgcaaa
Proteins encoded:
- the DYNLT1 gene encoding dynein light chain Tctex-type 1; the encoded protein is MEDYQAAEETAFVVDEVSNIVKEAIESAIGGNAYQHSKVNQWTTNVVEQTLSQLTKLGKPFKYIVTCVIMQKNGAGLHTASSCFWDSSTDGSCTVRWENKTMYCIVSAFGLSI